One Ignavibacteria bacterium genomic window, GACATGTATCGAGCCACTGCTTGGTGATCTGTTTGAGTTGTCCAAAGAGGTGGAGCTTTGGTTCTTCACCTGGGTCGCGCCACATGTTGTACAGCAGACGATGCGTGAGATTGTAGAGGATCGTTGCCGGACGCATCTCGCTCAGGTGCTCAAGATTCATGTTCACACCTTCGCCAATGATCCCTTCGTTACGTGTTAACGATGGGCCTACCAGGTCAGGCGAGAGCACAAGGACCGAGTCTGCGGTAAAGGTTGCTTCTAAGCGCTCTTCCGGCAGCTCAGTACGGTAGCCTTCCACGCGAGGGAACCTGATCTCAAGGTGAGCACGCTCCGGTCGAACTGCCTTCACCTGAATTGTTCGACGGGGCGGCTTGCGGTTGCCTCTACCGCTTGCGCGTTGAAGTCAAAGGGAATGCCAAAGACGTCAGCATACTCTACATCAAACAATCCTTCGTCGTTGAGATCATACGACTGACGACGAAGTGCTCTGCCGATCACTTGTTCGCAAAGAAGTTGTGTGCCGAATGCACGTACGCCCAATACGTGTGTTACAGTGTTGGCGTCCCATCCTTCAGTTAACATGGAGACCGAGACAACACAACGGATAGAAGCGCCAAGCTGACCCGGCTTCCCTACCGTGTTCATCACCTCCCTAAGGAGTTCTTGGTCCGTGATGCTCTCACCAGATCTTGCATTACCAGTGCGCTCAACCATTTCGCGCCGGAATCTCTCTATCTCGTCCCCTGCCATGGCGCGGAAGTTGTCATCAAGTGCATCACCGGCTTCTAGCTGTTCGCTATCGATGAGCAACGTGTTCGGTCTCGAAGAGGTTTCCGTTGTCATCGAAGTTTCTAAACAGCGCAAGCCGTCCGTTCTCCAAGCGCGTGGTAGTGTCATCGATCTTCCGCTGGAAACCAGAGACGTAGTCGTACACCAGCTTCGAGATCGCGGTGTTCTGACAGACGATGATGAAGCATGGAGGAACAGTGATCCCTTCCTTCTTCCACAGGTCAAGGTCTTTACGTAGTGACCATACAACGCTTCGAGTGCTGTTAAGAGCTTTGTTGGGAGCTTAAGAGGTCAAGCTCCTCTCCACTTCTACGCCCCGACTTTGGTAGACCGGACTTTACGTTCGCCCAGAGATTGCGGTACATCGGCAATTCGTCTCCCGGGATGTTCTCTGCAATCGGCACGCGTGGCAGCTTTACAATTCCGCACTCGATAGCGTCCATCAGCGAGAAATCGCTCATGGTCCAGTGGAACATCGTTCCCTCAACATATCCGGAACCACTGAGGAAGAACGGAGTTGCAGAGAGATCCATCACACGCTGAACGCTAAGCTTTCTGTTCACCGCTTCGATGCCAGAGATCCAAAGTCGAGCTGCCTCGTTGTTCTTCTCAGCTTCCTTTCGTTCGTCACCCTTGAGATCAGATCCATCGTCATCGGGGTTCGGCTTTTCTCTGTAGCAGTGGTGTGCCTCGTCATTGATGACCATGATGTTCTTTAACCCCATCAGGTCCGGCATCACACGCTGGATCATCTGCCCCTCGGTTTCCAAGTGTCAAGGGGCTTCTCCCTGTCCGCCCTTGCAGAAGTTGACGTCCACCCTTCGACAGTTCGATCCGCTCGCGCAGTTTGAACGCATGGTAGTTTGTGATGACGATCTTCGCCTTGTTGACATCCTCAAGCATGTCATGCGGAACGAGTTCGCGATCTTTGTAATAGCTATTCGGATCATTCGGCTGCAATACTTGGAGTCGATCTTGATCGTTAGACCAGGAGCACAGACCAAGAAGCCCCTTGTGAAAGTCTTACTAGAAGGCCTGCGTACCGCATTCACAGTTTGCCAGGCGATGATCATCGCCATTACCGTTGTTTTTCCTGCACCAGTAGCAAGCTTCAATGCAATGCGCATGAGGTCAGGATTCGCATCCCTATTGGCCGAGGCCAGATACTCCAAGATCCTCTTCCCGGCTTGAGTGTGTGGTGCTACTTCAGCAAGCCATATCGCCGTTTCAACCGCTTCGATCTGACAGAAGAACGGGCGGACACCACCGAATTCATGATGTCGCCAATGGTGAAGGAGTCGTGCCGTTTCCGGCGTTACCTGCCATAGAGCCTGCTGCGGAATAGACCGCCATGCTTCTACCAGTCCACGAACCTCATTGATGATCGACCGAGTTTCGTACTGCTGTCCCTTTGTTGATATCCCGTCACCCTCTTCAAACCCAAGAACTTCCTGTTCAGCTGCCCTTCGCTTCTTCGGCTTCGGGATCGGTGTTATGAAGTCGGCAGGACGTCGAAACTCAAGGATCTTTTGTGTCGGCTGTCCGGACCCATCCAACTCCCAATGCAACTCCGGTCGTTTGTACGGAGAGTTCAGGATCGGTCTACTGAAGAACGGATTTGACTCGGCAGAAGCATTACTCACAAACAGCACCCTCGGTATACGCCCAACACATATCTACAACCCTGCAATTTACACTTCTGGCACTAACCCATTGAACTGTACTGGGACGACGTATTGTGTCGTGTGTGTGTGGGGGGGGGGGCTGATGGACTATCGTTAAAAGGACTATGGAAACGTTCTCATGAACAATGGGCTGAGTTCTACTACCATCTCATTTTTTCTCTTTGCTCCTTCTCTCCATAATTATTAGTTGAGCATATATCGCAATGATTGTCGAGGTTGTTGTAGGTACTGAGGAGTAACCACCAGCGGAATTTGATGAGCATTACACACGGATTCTCCAGTGTTCTCCCGAACGAGCGATAACCCCGTCTTGATCTCCACACAAGCAGAGCGCTCATTCTCGAGACTACAATCCTACCGCACCGCCGTTCCATCCCGCTTTATAGCCTGCTGTAGGTTTGTCGCGACCTTCCCTGCGTATGCATAAGTCAAGAGTTCTTTGGCTTCCTTTGATTTAGTCAAGATGTCTAACTGTTCTTCGGGATAGTGCTTACTTGCGCTCTTCTCAATGGAGTCACGCAATTCTGCAAGAGCCTTTTTTATGCTCGCGGGAAGATCGTTTCGTCCGAACTGATGACCGCTTAGCATATCTGTCGCTCTTTCTACATCGAATCGAACTTTTCTGCACGCATCTAGACAAGAATAGAAAATGATGAGTTTCGCCACTTGAGAGTTCTTCTTCTTCAATTTGTGAGCTGTGGGGATAGACTTTATCCAACTGTCCACCAACTTCCCTACCCACACACAAACTGCAAGTTGTGTGTATGCGGGTGAAGTGTAATCATCTGTCTCATATGAACTGAAAATCTTGTTAAACACTTCACGATCAAAGAGTTTAGAGACGCTTTGTCTTGCAGTGCCAATATTTGACGTGCTTGTAAGTGTAGCCATCCACTGTGTGAGACTCCTAATGTCAACGACTTCGTATTCGTGGTAAGCACTGCGATCAATATTTTTCCACTCTGACTCACGACGTTCGAAGTAGATCTTGAAGCGATCCAAATAGCGCGCGATGTTCAACATCGTACGGTCATGTGCGACTAGGTTGTAGGGTTTTACAGGGTTCTGCGTATTGGTCCTTAGGATCACATTACGTAGCAGATTGTTCTCTCTTTGAACATCTACTTCGCATATTCGGATGAGGACCTGGGCATCAGATGTCTTTGCCGAATTGAATACAGATGCAACGGTCTGGCCACCATTGATAACTGAGGGCGAGTGAAGCGTAAATAGATCACCCGAGATGTGAGCCCTGCTGCACGTGATGTAAACACCGTTATTGAACATCCAAAAGTGGTCGGGATCACCAACATATGTTGCCTCGATATCCTCATTGATCTTCGTGTGGAGATCGGTACGGACATTCTGAACCAAAAAGGCGGTGCAGATCTTAGTTGTCAAGCTGCCCTTTTAATTCGCCAAGACTAGCGAGACCCACGTAGCTCTGTGTGTTCCCTACTTTTTTAGAGAAGTACTGGGTGATTGAAAGCTTAATCGGCTTGGAAGTAGGCGTAAAATCCAAAGAGTATAAATTCCAAAGTGGCGTGATGTTATCTACATCCTCTACTTCGATATACTCGGGTATCTCATCATCTGAGCGACACTTATTGGTAACTAGGATGTAGCGACAATCGTACTTCTTTGATCGCACCTTTTCTCTAGTTTCGTTGTACAGCCTCTTGAGATCAGCTCGTAGTGTCTTGACATGCTCCTCCCAACGATGCTTATTGCTTCCGCGAATTCTTTCTACGTCTTCTACAAATTTCAGAAGGTCTTCTTTCGGAATGCGTCCTGGCGGGTCCACTTGACTGTATTTCGACTGGATGATGTAGATGAAACCGTCGTCTTCTACGATTGCATCAAAGCCACCATCACCGCTTTTATCGGTGTAGTGTGCTTTGACCTTTTTACCGAATCGCGCTCTGATGTACCATTTGCAGAAGCCATGATCAGCATCTGCATAATGTCCAAACTTCGCTTGAAGATAGGTTTCTAAATCTTGATTCATATTCACGTTTCCCCCGTAAATCGATTTTCGTAAGCCGGTGCTGCTGACCTCTACTCCGGTAGATGGCGACCCCTACTTAAATCATCTGCGTCATGTGGAATTGATGGCTGACAATAATACCTATTTATCATTTGAGTTAAATATTCTTCAATAGAGACCATTTCACATGTCGGAATCATCTAGGAACTCCGCGACAAGTGAACACCCAAGACCGCACACAAGCGGGTACTTGAAATTGCATTCCAACGTTGCAGCAACTATGATCTAGTATTGCGCCTAGACGAATCGCGCCTTACATTTTCCCGGTGTTCAGTTGTGTTCGGAATACGGTGGTCAACGTGAGCGGTATCTTCAAGCAGCGTTCACCGCGATGTCACCGTTTTGACTATTATTCTGGTCAATGAATAGGCATCGCAATAATCCAGTCGCTCAATACCTATCCCTAATGACTACTATGAGGGGAAGATTAGACCTAGTTGTACTGTTAGAATCAATGCCCTTACTCGACTATCACATATGTGAGACGGCCGCCTTTCATGGAAGGAAAGTCATCGAAGGTATTGCTTTTGGATGTTTGCTTGCATTAGATAACGCATCCATTTCCATTCCTCGAGATGTTGTCGGTCACTGGGCTGCTGATAAGATCCTTTGGGTCTACGTAACAGAAATCTGAGAGTGTATCCAAGTCCTAGCATCTGGCGCAACTCGACCCAGGAGGAGATGAAGGAGTCAGGTCCACGGACAGTCGTGCTGGGCATTCCGGAGCGAAGGATAACGCATGAAGAGCTCATTCAAATGTATAGGCGCCTACACCGGTGGGTACATGAACGAAATCCTTATGACACCACTGACAATCACGCATTTAATGCCAAGAACAGTCAACAGTTGTGGTTGGATTTGCGTAAGGTTAACAACTTCATAGAACGGCATGTGATTTCGATACATGGACACGGATACTTCTGTACATTACGGGATAGTGTCGACGGCTTGACGAAAGTTGTTCGGTTGACAAAAGAATCGTGTTGAACCACACAGCCAACACAATCGTCTTTTGCTGTGCAGATTCAGCTCACGCTGACCACCTAATTCCGCATGCAAATGACCACAGGACAATGTAGAGTGCGATTCTACTATGCGCGATGCTAGATTGCAGTTGCCTCTGTGTTGTAGTGCTGTGTATGATTGTCACTTTTATGCTGATTAGGGTAGTCGCATAACGCGGAGTCCCTGCTGCCGCCACACAAAGCACAGCACTTCTATCCCTTTCACACGAGTGGCTACATACGATGGGCTTTAACGTTAAACTCTACATCAACGAGTCCTTTGCCACGACCGCTGAGAATCTAGCTTTGCGGAACCTCGTGAACAGGCTTCAGGCTGTCAGTCTACCTCCTAACGACCCGCATAGTGGAGATGGATCCCCCTTATGGATCTTCGTCGAGCCTCATCTGTTCACTCATGTTGGGCGAAGCGGAACACGTCGCTCAAAGCCGGACCTGTTGATAGTGAAGCGGAACGCAATGCTTGTCGTAGAAATGAAGCACTGGTGGGGTGAGATTGCTTTGCCGCAGCTTCCCGCAGAGAGGGATGGCGTGTGGGACGGAAGAGCGCCTGGAGGATTCGTGTTCGAGCGCAGGAAGCCGAATCCGTTGAGCCAGGTTGAATTCAACAGAGAGACACTAAAGATCTGGTTACGCGAGCGATCTGCAGGTTTGCCGTCGTCAGCAGCCAAGACATCAAACTGGGACAAGATCTCCCGCACGATCCTTTTCACGCATCCCGAGCTGCGCATTATAGGTGGCGTACCGTCCTATTTCCAGCCAACTGCCGTTAGCTCTCTGCACCATGTTCCTGATACTATCGATATAGTCGAAGAGATAGCGAGTGCGGCTACGGGTGTGAGGGATCCGAAGACAAATCCTATACCACAGATCTATCTTGACGATGCGGACGCCGAGTTTCTGGCAAGTGAGCTCGGCCTCGTCCGTCAAGGGGATCCCTTCGCTATTGCCCTTCGTAAGTTCGTTGGCCCGAAGGGAATCATTTCTCATTGGTGGCCAGGGGTCCAACCGCCCAACGAGACAGAAGCCAAAGCTGATCCAGCGATCGAACAACTGCCAGTCCAGATCCGTCTCGTAGAGTTCTATAGACGCAAGTTAGCTGCCGAGGCCAAAGCTAATCCGGATATCAATCTGCATAGCGATGGGAAAGCTTGGGCAAAGCATCTTACTATACCACAGAACCAGGAGACTTTGATGTCTTTTGGCGAGACTGTGCTGATTGGCAAGGAGATTGTTCCAAAGGCGCTTGCAGGCGAGAGCGAGCTGGCATACGGTCTGTTCTGGAATGTGCGAACGGGACCCTGACACCTCCTTCCACTCCGCTTCCCACTCTCTTTTACATAGGATGCTCGTTGGATTTAATGAGCGAGAATCAAGCGCGCATTATCCCAGAGAATCCGTCGGCTATTGAGTTAAACGCTGATCTGCTCCAAACGTTTCGCCCATTTTCTCTGATGGACGACGAGGAGTTCAGCGCCTTTCTTACGGCGTGCTGAGAGCCACAAAGGTTTCAAGCGAGTTCAGTTTGTTCTCCAACAGATCGATTACATACCCGAGACAGTAGTTGATCACGGAATGGAGCTGGTCAGTGAGTTCCCGGCGAATGCCGACCTGCTGCATGCTGCGGTGCTTTTTCATTCCGGATAAGATGATGACGAGGCGTCTTCTCAACGATCTTACTTTCGGTCCAAAGTAGTTGGCAAAGCACTCTCGCAGCAGGATCAACGCCCGGTGACCTTGCATGGAATCTTCTGTCCCATCATTCAGAACTAGGGTGTGCAACAACACCCGACTACAGAGTACGAATAGCTAGTCCTCTCAACTATGAACAGTCTCGAGTTCTACAACTGGTGCGCGATCCGGGAGTGAATGTGGTTGCAGTTCAGGGCCCACCAGGAACTGGCAAAACACGGGTACTGGCAAGTCTTACCGCTGACTGCATTGCCGTACCTCGTACAATGCTCATCACGAGCACGAACAACACTGCAGTCTCTAACGTTGTTTCCCAACTTGCGAACTTTGTCCGCTACCCTGCCATCTTCAAGATCGGCAGTGTAAAGACTATCGAGGACTTTCGGACAACTCTCACTGAGTTTCCGCCAGTGGGGCGAATGCCCCACCACAAGCCGATAGGGCTGACGTAGCCTCTTGGGCTAAACAACTCGAACTGCTTGACGGTGAGATACACGATTCGGGTCTGCAACTGGATGAGTATTACCGCTGCAAGGAGCAACTTGCTCAAGCCAATGAAGCGCTGAGTCGGATTCTACTCCAGTTCCCTGTGTTACAGTCTCTTGATGTTTCAGATTACGATCATGCGCTTAAGGAGGCAGAGACAGCGCGAGTGATAGCAGAAGACTACCGACAGTTGAAGGAAGCGGCAAACTCATTCTTCAAGCGCCTGAGGGAGTCGTTTAAGGGTCGAGTTGGTGCGCTTCGTGTTTTTACTCGCAAGTCTTTTCTGATAGGAGCTGGCT contains:
- a CDS encoding AIPR family protein, yielding MTTKICTAFLVQNVRTDLHTKINEDIEATYVGDPDHFWMFNNGVYITCSRAHISGDLFTLHSPSVINGGQTVASVFNSAKTSDAQVLIRICEVDVQRENNLLRNVILRTNTQNPVKPYNLVAHDRTMLNIARYLDRFKIYFERRESEWKNIDRSAYHEYEVVDIRSLTQWMATLTSTSNIGTARQSVSKLFDREVFNKIFSSYETDDYTSPAYTQLAVCVWVGKLVDSWIKSIPTAHKLKKKNSQVAKLIIFYSCLDACRKVRFDVERATDMLSGHQFGRNDLPASIKKALAELRDSIEKSASKHYPEEQLDILTKSKEAKELLTYAYAGKVATNLQQAIKRDGTAVR